A section of the Malus sylvestris chromosome 17, drMalSylv7.2, whole genome shotgun sequence genome encodes:
- the LOC126611154 gene encoding transcription factor JUNGBRUNNEN 1-like: MEVAKVVRNSSEKDKDEEEVMLPGFRFHPTDEELVGFYLKRKVEKRAISMELIKQIDIYKYDPWDLPKVSSAGDKECYFFCRRGRKYRNSIRPNRVTGSGFWKATGIDKAIYSVKDPHECIGLKKSLVYYRGSAGKGTKTDWMMNEFRLPPNGHGKTTKFPNAKVDVTQEEAEVWTLCRIFKRIPSYKKYTPDCIESTTKQNPTDSSSKTCSFESGSYCSELHFGLEDSVIQRIERPKPVQVDEANQWLVAVGELDSISYPTPFATTYSSLTNLSDGDFFTNGNWDELRPVVQLAVDPSSQVYDCR; the protein is encoded by the exons atggaggtgGCAAAGGTCGTGAGAAATTCATCAGAAAAGGATAAGGATGAAGAGGAAGTGATGCTTCCAGGGTTTAGATTTCATCCAACAGATGAGGAGCTTGTTGGGTTTTATCTAAAGAGGAAGGTGGAGAAGAGAGCTATTAGTATGGAACTCATCAAACAGATTGATATCTACAAATATGATCCTTGGGATCTTCCAA AAGTTAGCAGTGCGGGGGACAAAGAGTGCTACTTCTTCtgcagaagaggaagaaaatatAGGAACAGCATAAGACCTAACAGAGTCACAGGTTCTGGATTTTGGAAAGCCACCGGGATTGACAAGGCCATATATTCAGTTAAAGATCCCCACGAGTGCATTGGCCTCAAGAAATCATTAGTCTACTACCGTGGGAGTGCTGGCAAAGGCACCAAAActgattggatgatgaatgagtttCGCCTTCCTCCTAATGGCCATGGAAAAACTACCAAGTTCCCAAATGCCAAAGTCGACGTTACACAAGAAGAAgct GAAGTTTGGACACTCTGCAGAATTTTCAAGCGAATCCCATCTTATAAAAAGTACACACCAGACTGCATAGAATCCacaaccaaacaaaaccctACTGATTCAAGTTCTAAAACATGCAGCTTCGAATCTGGGAGCTACTGCAGTGAGCTACACTTCGGACTCGAAGATTCAGTCATCCAACGCATTGAAAGACCAAAACCAGTTCAAGTGGATGAAGCAAATCAGTGGCTTGTAGCTGTAGGGGAGTTGGACTCTATATCTTACCCGACTCCATTTGCAACAACTTATTCAAGCTTGACGAACCTGAGCGACGGCGATTTCTTTACTAATGGAAACTGGGATGAGCTGAGACCAGTGGTTCAGCTGGCTGTTGATCCATCGTCCCAAGTTTATGACTGTAGGTAG